One Glaciihabitans arcticus DNA window includes the following coding sequences:
- a CDS encoding uroporphyrinogen-III synthase, whose translation MSSTAKPLSGWRVLVPRGGKWGDAVSATLRGYGAIPVIAPLINFASAADPEALADSLRRLESGSFDWLVITSATTVDVLVSSGTSIPNDTKIAAVGETTAAALQLAGYHVDFVPERDNSARGLVKEWPEADVTGSVLIPHSDLAEPTIVAGLAERGFQVEYVAAYRTVTVPVADHVATDVTSGRINAVLVTSGSVARSLAAQLAPLPDSTIVACIGPRTAFDARDAGLTVHLIAETRSSEALVEALVEHAAHGVAATE comes from the coding sequence ATGAGCTCGACCGCGAAGCCCCTCTCGGGATGGCGCGTCCTGGTGCCCCGCGGGGGCAAATGGGGCGACGCCGTCTCAGCGACCCTTCGCGGCTACGGTGCGATTCCGGTCATCGCCCCGCTCATCAACTTCGCGAGCGCCGCTGATCCCGAGGCCCTCGCAGACTCCCTGCGCCGCCTCGAGAGTGGCAGCTTCGACTGGCTCGTCATCACGAGCGCGACGACCGTCGACGTACTGGTGAGCTCGGGCACGAGCATCCCGAACGACACGAAGATCGCGGCCGTCGGTGAGACGACCGCGGCAGCCCTGCAGCTGGCCGGATACCACGTCGACTTCGTGCCGGAGCGCGACAACTCCGCGCGCGGACTGGTGAAGGAATGGCCCGAGGCCGACGTCACCGGCTCCGTATTGATCCCGCACTCCGACCTCGCCGAGCCGACCATCGTCGCGGGCCTCGCCGAGCGCGGCTTCCAGGTCGAGTACGTTGCCGCCTATCGCACGGTCACCGTGCCGGTCGCAGACCATGTCGCAACGGATGTCACGTCCGGTCGCATCAACGCCGTGCTCGTGACCTCAGGCAGTGTTGCCCGATCACTCGCTGCCCAGCTCGCGCCGCTTCCCGACTCGACGATCGTCGCCTGCATCGGCCCGCGCACGGCGTTCGACGCCCGTGACGCCGGACTCACCGTGCACCTCATCGCGGAGACTCGCTCGTCGGAGGCGCTCGTCGAGGCGCTCGTCGAGCATGCCGCGCACGGCGTCGCCGCTACCGAGTAG
- a CDS encoding DUF1304 domain-containing protein has protein sequence MVVIGLILVGLAALVHVFIFYLESIAWSQPATWKRFGLRSQADADVVKPMALNQGFYNLFLAIGITVGIIIFAGGNADVGRALALFGALSMVAAALVLVISNPKLARAAALQGALPLIGSVLLLVSFAG, from the coding sequence CTGGTTGTCATCGGTCTGATCCTCGTGGGCCTCGCCGCCCTCGTGCACGTCTTCATCTTCTACCTTGAGTCGATCGCCTGGTCGCAGCCGGCCACGTGGAAGCGCTTCGGCCTGAGATCGCAGGCCGACGCCGACGTGGTGAAACCGATGGCGCTCAACCAGGGCTTCTACAACCTGTTCCTCGCTATCGGAATCACGGTCGGCATCATCATCTTCGCGGGTGGCAATGCTGACGTCGGTCGCGCGCTCGCGCTGTTCGGTGCACTGAGCATGGTGGCCGCGGCCCTCGTGCTGGTCATCTCCAACCCGAAGCTCGCGAGAGCCGCCGCGTTGCAGGGGGCGCTGCCACTGATCGGCTCGGTCCTGCTCCTGGTGAGCTTCGCGGGCTAG
- a CDS encoding MDR family oxidoreductase yields the protein MFRALRVSQAADSPKPKVRVDLVDNFEDDALGGEDAGDVLVDVEYSSINFKDGLALTGRPGVIKAPNLIPGIDLVGTVTQPSGTWAVGDSVILNGFGIGETHHGGLGERARVKSEWLVRRPESISPARAAAIGTAGFTAMLSVLALERHGLTPDADKPVLVTGASGGVGSIAIALLAGLGHTVTASTGRAAEHDYLRGLGATAIIERAELGEEPGKPMQSQRWGAVIDSVGSTTLANALAQVHYGGVVAACGLAQGPDLRTTVMPFILRSVTLAGINSVQAPLALREDAWARLATDLDLDLLDSLTETASLGEATTVAERIMSGGVRGRTVIDVTR from the coding sequence ATGTTCCGCGCACTGCGAGTGTCCCAGGCCGCCGATTCACCCAAACCGAAGGTGCGCGTCGACCTCGTCGATAATTTCGAGGATGACGCCCTGGGCGGCGAAGACGCCGGCGACGTCCTCGTCGACGTCGAGTACTCCAGCATCAACTTCAAGGACGGGCTCGCACTCACCGGCAGGCCCGGCGTCATCAAGGCGCCGAACCTCATTCCGGGTATCGACCTGGTGGGCACGGTGACGCAGCCCTCCGGCACCTGGGCGGTGGGCGACAGTGTCATCCTCAACGGGTTCGGCATCGGCGAGACGCACCATGGCGGACTCGGCGAGCGAGCGCGAGTGAAGTCGGAGTGGCTCGTGCGCCGGCCCGAGTCCATCAGCCCGGCGCGAGCGGCCGCGATCGGCACGGCCGGGTTCACCGCGATGCTCAGCGTGCTCGCCCTCGAGCGGCACGGTTTGACACCGGATGCAGACAAGCCCGTTCTCGTGACGGGTGCCAGCGGAGGCGTCGGCTCGATCGCGATCGCCCTGCTCGCCGGGCTCGGCCACACCGTGACGGCCTCGACCGGCCGCGCCGCCGAGCACGATTACCTGCGGGGCCTCGGCGCCACAGCCATCATCGAGCGCGCCGAGCTCGGCGAAGAGCCCGGCAAGCCGATGCAGTCCCAGCGGTGGGGTGCCGTGATCGACTCGGTCGGAAGCACGACGCTCGCGAACGCGCTTGCGCAGGTGCACTACGGCGGGGTCGTCGCGGCCTGTGGTCTCGCCCAGGGGCCGGATCTGCGGACCACGGTGATGCCCTTCATCCTGCGCTCGGTCACCCTGGCCGGCATCAACTCGGTGCAGGCGCCCCTCGCCCTGCGTGAAGACGCATGGGCGAGACTCGCCACCGACCTCGACCTCGACCTGCTCGACTCCCTCACCGAGACGGCCTCGCTCGGAGAGGCGACAACCGTCGCCGAGCGCATCATGTCCGGCGGAGTGCGCGGACGGACGGTCATCGACGTAACGCGCTGA
- a CDS encoding YciI family protein, whose amino-acid sequence MKFMLMLKADPANQEARTPTDEELNNMGRYNEKLIEAGVLLAGEGLHPVETGSWVSFEGEDRSVTDGPFTESKELVAGFWILDVASKDEALVWAKAIPLTDGTVEVRRVFEVEDFNQDNEYVQQEVKWREEHEGAVER is encoded by the coding sequence ATGAAGTTCATGCTGATGCTGAAGGCAGACCCCGCCAACCAGGAAGCCCGCACGCCCACCGACGAAGAACTGAACAACATGGGCCGCTACAACGAGAAGCTCATCGAGGCAGGCGTTCTGCTCGCCGGCGAAGGCCTGCACCCGGTCGAGACCGGCAGCTGGGTCAGCTTCGAGGGCGAGGACCGCTCCGTGACCGACGGACCGTTCACCGAATCGAAGGAGCTGGTGGCCGGCTTCTGGATTCTCGACGTCGCGTCGAAGGACGAGGCGCTCGTCTGGGCGAAGGCCATCCCGCTCACCGATGGCACCGTCGAGGTGCGTCGGGTGTTCGAGGTCGAGGACTTCAACCAGGACAACGAGTACGTGCAGCAGGAAGTGAAGTGGCGCGAGGAGCACGAGGGCGCGGTGGAGCGATAG
- a CDS encoding RNA polymerase sigma factor, translating into MTTNAAVEAVWRIESSRVIATLARLTGDVGLAEDLAQDALIAALEQWPETGVPRNAGAWLTAVAKRRAIDGWRRQTALRERYQTLAHSLEETTDDDPDDVIRDDLLRLIFVSCHPVLQPSSRVALTLRLLGGLTTEEIARAFLVPSPTIGQRISRAKRTLSAAKVPFEVPDRSELKERLGAVLEVLYLIFNEGYAATSGDGWMRPGLCREALRLGRTLAELLPAEPEVHGLVALMEFQSSRLGARTAPDGSAILLQDQDRSRWNRLQITRGVAALARADSLGRARGPYVLQAALAACHATAPHSADTDWALIVALYDALSAIAPSPIVELNRAVAVSMASGPDAGLTAVDRLAGVGALAGYHLLPAVRGDLLAKLGRGPEARLEFERAASLTRNERERELLLGRAANTLAD; encoded by the coding sequence GTGACCACGAATGCAGCCGTCGAGGCAGTGTGGCGAATCGAGTCGTCGCGAGTGATCGCGACGCTCGCGCGCCTCACCGGCGACGTGGGCCTGGCCGAGGACCTTGCCCAGGATGCGTTGATCGCCGCCCTCGAGCAGTGGCCCGAGACGGGGGTGCCGCGCAACGCCGGCGCCTGGCTGACCGCGGTCGCGAAGCGCCGGGCCATCGACGGCTGGCGGCGGCAGACCGCGCTGCGCGAGCGGTACCAGACCCTCGCCCACTCGCTCGAGGAAACGACGGACGATGATCCGGATGACGTCATCCGCGACGACCTGCTGCGACTCATCTTCGTCTCGTGTCATCCCGTGCTGCAGCCCTCCTCCCGGGTCGCACTGACGCTTCGCCTTCTCGGCGGGCTCACCACCGAGGAGATCGCGCGCGCGTTCCTCGTGCCCTCGCCGACGATCGGCCAGCGCATCAGTCGCGCAAAGCGCACGCTCTCGGCGGCGAAGGTTCCGTTCGAGGTGCCCGACCGGTCCGAGCTGAAGGAGCGGTTGGGGGCGGTGCTCGAGGTTCTGTACCTGATCTTCAACGAGGGGTATGCCGCGACATCCGGTGACGGCTGGATGCGACCCGGGCTGTGCCGCGAAGCCCTCCGGCTCGGACGCACGCTCGCCGAACTCCTGCCGGCCGAGCCCGAGGTGCACGGGCTGGTCGCGCTGATGGAGTTCCAGTCCTCGCGTCTCGGCGCCCGCACGGCGCCCGACGGCTCGGCGATCCTGCTGCAGGACCAGGACCGCAGCCGCTGGAACCGGCTGCAGATCACCCGCGGTGTCGCCGCTCTGGCCCGGGCCGATTCGCTCGGGCGTGCCCGCGGACCGTATGTGCTGCAGGCCGCGCTCGCCGCCTGCCACGCAACCGCCCCGCACAGCGCCGACACCGACTGGGCGCTCATCGTGGCGTTGTACGACGCGCTCTCGGCGATCGCCCCGTCACCGATTGTGGAGCTGAACCGCGCGGTCGCCGTCTCGATGGCGAGTGGTCCGGATGCCGGACTCACCGCTGTCGACCGCCTCGCCGGCGTCGGTGCGCTGGCCGGCTATCACCTGCTCCCGGCCGTGCGCGGGGACCTGCTCGCCAAGCTCGGGCGCGGGCCGGAGGCACGGCTCGAGTTCGAGCGCGCGGCGTCCCTCACCCGCAACGAGCGGGAGCGCGAGCTGCTGCTCGGCCGTGCGGCGAATACCCTCGCTGATTGA
- a CDS encoding 6-phosphofructokinase has translation MKIGILTSGGDAPGLNAVIRGIVYSGIATGKCDDFVGFRNGWKGVVDGDIVPLGRHEIKGIHKLGGTILGTSRTNPFEGKGGVDRINEVMAEHGIDAIVAIGGEGTLAAAKRLTDAGINIIGVPKTVDNDLSATDYTFGFDTAVGIATEAMDRLRTTGDAHDRCMIAEVMGRHVGWIALHSGMAAGAHAILIPEQKTSIDQIMEWVTSAHDRGRAPLVVVAEGFALDTMTDVHSERGLDAFGRPRLGGIGELLAPLIEERTGIETRATTLGHIQRGGTPSAFDRVLATRLGMAALELAIEQKWGYMVALRGTDIVNVSFADALGTLKTVPQERYDEAKILFG, from the coding sequence ATGAAGATCGGCATCCTGACGAGTGGCGGCGACGCCCCGGGCCTGAACGCGGTCATCCGCGGCATCGTGTACAGCGGCATCGCAACCGGAAAGTGCGACGACTTCGTCGGCTTCCGCAACGGCTGGAAGGGTGTCGTCGACGGCGACATCGTTCCCCTCGGCCGGCACGAGATCAAGGGCATCCACAAGCTCGGCGGAACGATCCTCGGCACCTCCCGCACCAACCCCTTCGAGGGCAAGGGCGGGGTCGACCGTATCAACGAGGTCATGGCCGAGCACGGCATCGACGCGATCGTGGCGATCGGCGGCGAGGGAACCCTGGCCGCGGCCAAGCGCCTCACCGACGCCGGCATCAACATCATCGGTGTGCCGAAGACCGTCGACAACGACCTCTCCGCCACGGACTACACCTTCGGCTTCGACACCGCCGTCGGCATCGCGACCGAGGCCATGGACCGCCTCCGCACCACCGGCGACGCCCACGACCGCTGCATGATCGCCGAGGTCATGGGTCGTCACGTCGGCTGGATCGCGCTGCACTCGGGCATGGCGGCCGGTGCGCACGCGATCCTCATCCCGGAGCAGAAGACCAGCATCGACCAGATCATGGAGTGGGTGACCTCCGCACACGACCGCGGGCGCGCGCCCCTCGTGGTCGTCGCCGAGGGTTTCGCCCTCGACACCATGACCGACGTGCACAGCGAGCGAGGCCTCGACGCCTTCGGTCGCCCGCGCCTCGGCGGCATCGGCGAGCTCCTCGCCCCACTCATCGAGGAGCGCACCGGCATCGAGACCCGTGCGACGACCCTCGGCCACATCCAGCGCGGTGGAACTCCGTCGGCCTTCGACCGAGTACTTGCCACGAGGCTCGGGATGGCGGCACTCGAGCTCGCCATCGAGCAGAAGTGGGGCTACATGGTTGCACTGCGCGGCACCGACATCGTGAACGTGTCCTTTGCCGACGCGCTCGGTACGCTCAAAACGGTGCCGCAGGAGCGTTACGACGAGGCGAAGATCCTCTTCGGGTAA
- a CDS encoding rhodanese-related sulfurtransferase, which yields MAVPKILLFYAFTPLADPEAIRLWQRDLCESLGLRGRILLSKDGINGTVGGELKDVKRYIRKTREYAPFHDIDFKWSEGQASADGKHSDFPRLSVKVRDEIVSFGAPGELQVDENGVVGGGTKLSPEQLHELVEAKQVTFFDGRNPIEAAIGHFDGAIVPDVDTTRDFVAELDSGKYDHLKNEPVVTYCTGGIRCEVLSSLMVNRGFTEVYQLDGGIVKYGETYGDAGLWQGSLYVFDNRMHVDFTDDAALVGRCTECGVPTAHVANCRDLSCREQFVVCEEHSAGVSCAAHAA from the coding sequence ATGGCCGTCCCCAAGATCCTGCTCTTCTACGCCTTCACACCGCTCGCCGACCCCGAGGCGATCCGCCTGTGGCAGCGCGACCTGTGCGAGTCGCTGGGGCTGCGGGGGCGCATCCTGCTCTCCAAGGACGGCATCAACGGCACGGTCGGCGGCGAACTGAAGGACGTCAAGCGCTACATCCGCAAGACCCGCGAGTACGCCCCCTTCCATGACATCGACTTCAAGTGGAGCGAAGGGCAGGCCTCCGCTGACGGCAAGCACAGTGACTTCCCGCGCCTGTCGGTGAAGGTGCGCGACGAGATCGTGAGCTTCGGCGCACCCGGCGAGCTGCAGGTCGACGAGAACGGTGTGGTCGGCGGCGGCACGAAGCTGAGTCCAGAGCAGCTGCACGAGCTGGTCGAGGCGAAGCAGGTCACGTTCTTCGACGGACGTAATCCCATCGAAGCGGCGATCGGACACTTCGACGGCGCGATCGTGCCCGACGTCGACACGACCCGCGACTTCGTCGCCGAACTCGACAGCGGCAAGTACGACCACCTCAAGAACGAGCCGGTCGTCACCTACTGCACCGGCGGCATCCGCTGCGAGGTGCTCTCGAGCCTGATGGTCAACCGCGGCTTCACCGAGGTCTACCAACTCGACGGCGGCATCGTGAAGTACGGCGAGACATACGGCGACGCCGGACTCTGGCAGGGCTCGCTCTACGTGTTCGACAACCGCATGCACGTCGATTTCACGGACGACGCGGCGCTCGTCGGCCGCTGCACCGAGTGCGGCGTGCCGACCGCCCACGTCGCGAACTGCCGGGATCTCAGCTGCCGCGAGCAGTTCGTCGTGTGCGAGGAGCACTCCGCGGGCGTCTCGTGCGCCGCGCACGCCGCCTGA
- a CDS encoding endo alpha-1,4 polygalactosaminidase yields MKTRLVATALIAVLALAGCTSEPVDEVPEGETEGWASWSVTGNGPTFDYQLGGGYEPAPSVELVVRDRTDEPAKGVDTVCYVNGFQSQPGEAEFWQNEHPELILRDQSGNPVVDENWPDEFLLDASTVTKRAALVVIIGEWIDGCAADGFVGVEFDNLDSFTRSGDRITDTDNFALATALVGRAHEAGLEAGQKNAAEYAEIGKETIGFDFAITEECYRWDECDAYTDVYLERVYDIEYFDDLARTVKDTCMDGFELPEHMIFRDRDLVTPDDPAYQLESC; encoded by the coding sequence GTGAAGACCCGACTCGTTGCGACAGCGCTCATCGCCGTGCTGGCGCTTGCCGGGTGTACCAGCGAACCGGTCGACGAGGTGCCCGAGGGCGAAACAGAGGGTTGGGCCAGCTGGTCGGTGACGGGCAACGGCCCCACTTTCGACTACCAGCTCGGCGGCGGCTACGAGCCTGCTCCCAGCGTCGAGCTCGTGGTGCGCGACCGCACCGATGAGCCCGCCAAGGGCGTCGACACCGTCTGCTACGTGAACGGCTTCCAGTCGCAGCCGGGCGAGGCCGAGTTCTGGCAGAACGAGCATCCCGAGCTGATCCTGCGCGATCAGAGCGGTAACCCGGTCGTCGACGAGAACTGGCCCGACGAATTCCTGCTCGATGCCTCGACAGTCACGAAGCGTGCGGCCCTGGTCGTCATCATCGGCGAGTGGATAGACGGCTGCGCCGCCGACGGCTTCGTCGGCGTCGAGTTCGACAACCTCGACTCGTTCACGCGCTCGGGCGACCGGATCACCGACACCGACAACTTCGCTCTCGCCACGGCGCTCGTGGGCCGCGCCCACGAGGCCGGCCTCGAGGCCGGGCAGAAGAACGCGGCAGAATACGCGGAGATCGGCAAGGAGACCATCGGGTTCGATTTCGCCATCACCGAGGAGTGCTACCGCTGGGACGAATGCGACGCGTACACGGATGTCTATCTCGAACGCGTCTACGACATCGAGTACTTCGACGACCTGGCCCGCACCGTCAAGGACACCTGCATGGACGGGTTCGAACTCCCCGAGCACATGATCTTCCGCGACCGTGACCTCGTCACCCCCGACGACCCCGCGTACCAGCTGGAGAGCTGCTGA
- a CDS encoding DNA-3-methyladenine glycosylase family protein → MTIVREDAPPLRTVYSPATPVSLGQTLRPLVRGHLDPTFRREGSGFWRTLRTPHGPATLHLTATSEGVEATAWGEGAEWAIEGVPQLLGEGDDWSGLDVSGNEFLADSLRRNQGLRLLRTRQVFEMMLVAVLEQKVTGVEARRAWRQLVTNYGDPAPGPAPEGMRVFPSADVWKLVPSWEWHRAGVGPQRSATIMRVTSVAASLERTLEHGRDGAAAAAKLRSVVGIGVWTAAETTQRSHGDADSPSVGDYHLPAVVGWALIGKPVDDDGMLELLEPWSGQRQRVMRLIEASGFRKPTFGPRMTIQDHRRH, encoded by the coding sequence ATGACGATCGTGCGAGAGGATGCCCCACCCCTCCGCACCGTCTACTCCCCGGCCACGCCCGTGAGTCTGGGCCAAACGCTCCGACCTCTTGTGAGGGGCCACCTCGACCCCACCTTCCGTCGCGAGGGCTCAGGATTCTGGCGCACCCTCCGCACCCCGCACGGTCCCGCAACGCTCCACCTGACCGCCACGAGCGAGGGCGTCGAGGCCACCGCCTGGGGCGAGGGCGCCGAGTGGGCGATCGAGGGCGTGCCGCAACTGCTCGGCGAGGGTGACGACTGGAGCGGCCTCGACGTGTCGGGCAACGAGTTCCTCGCCGACTCCCTGCGCCGCAACCAGGGGCTGCGGCTGCTGCGCACGCGACAGGTGTTCGAGATGATGCTCGTCGCGGTGCTCGAGCAGAAGGTCACCGGTGTTGAGGCCAGACGTGCGTGGCGGCAACTCGTAACGAATTACGGCGACCCGGCACCCGGCCCTGCCCCTGAGGGCATGCGGGTGTTTCCGAGTGCCGACGTCTGGAAGCTCGTTCCTTCGTGGGAGTGGCACCGGGCGGGGGTGGGACCGCAGCGGTCCGCGACCATCATGCGCGTGACATCCGTCGCAGCATCGCTCGAGAGAACGCTCGAACACGGCAGGGACGGTGCCGCAGCGGCCGCGAAACTACGCTCGGTGGTCGGCATCGGCGTCTGGACGGCGGCCGAAACGACCCAGCGCTCGCACGGCGACGCCGACTCGCCGAGCGTCGGCGACTACCACCTTCCGGCCGTGGTCGGCTGGGCGCTCATCGGCAAACCGGTGGACGACGACGGGATGCTCGAACTGCTCGAACCGTGGTCCGGCCAACGCCAGCGGGTGATGCGACTGATCGAGGCCAGCGGTTTCCGCAAGCCGACATTCGGTCCGCGGATGACGATCCAGGACCACCGGCGACACTAA
- a CDS encoding acyl-CoA thioesterase: MIFRTILHMLRGRRGPRVDIHDVGRVRLRVWPTDLDILGHMNNGVYLSIMDLGRFDLLVRSGVWATFQKLGYYPVVASETITFRKSLQPWQLFDLESRIVGYDAKAVYIEQRFVVDGEIFAKGFIRGRFLKRSGGVVSIAELSDAIGIDVTDFTPPEWMDEWGAHVALPATKAPAPNDWS; encoded by the coding sequence ATGATCTTCCGGACCATCCTCCACATGCTCCGCGGTCGTCGCGGTCCCCGCGTCGACATCCACGATGTGGGCCGGGTGCGGCTGCGGGTCTGGCCGACCGACCTCGACATCCTCGGCCATATGAACAACGGCGTGTACCTGTCGATCATGGACCTCGGCCGCTTCGACCTGCTCGTGCGGTCGGGGGTCTGGGCCACGTTCCAGAAGCTCGGCTACTACCCGGTGGTCGCGAGCGAGACGATCACCTTCCGCAAGTCGCTGCAGCCCTGGCAACTGTTCGACCTCGAGAGCCGCATTGTCGGCTACGACGCCAAGGCCGTGTACATCGAGCAGCGTTTTGTGGTCGACGGTGAGATTTTTGCCAAGGGCTTCATCCGCGGACGATTCCTCAAGCGCAGCGGCGGCGTCGTCTCGATCGCCGAGCTCTCCGACGCGATCGGCATCGACGTGACCGACTTCACCCCTCCCGAGTGGATGGACGAGTGGGGTGCCCACGTCGCGCTCCCCGCGACGAAGGCTCCCGCCCCCAACGACTGGTCCTAG